AGTGCCTTCTCACCTATTCAATGTCCCAAATCAAAGCCTCCTTAAGCACCTTAGAAATCCATTCAAGCCCATGACACATCTATTTCTTAGTATCTTCCCAATTATTCATTGCCCTTTGCGTTCTTTTGAATCCCAGTCCATTTGTCCTTTATGTGAGACGTTGAGCAGACCTCTGAGCCCTGTGGTTTTTAATGGTTTAGGGGTCCGAGTATATATGAAATATTAAATTTCTAATATATCATACATAAATAAGCCAGGCCAGCTCTGGCCGGGCTGTCATATTCAAGCCCCATCCAGCCCTCATATTTTCGGGCTTCCACCGAGCTCAGGCAGGGATTAAGTGGGCTAGGCTAGGAATTTCCATCCCTAGATGGAAAGGAACTGACCCAGGGCCATAGAAAACTGCCATTTTTTACTCTTTTCATGCAGATTTATAGAACAAACTAACAGTCTAAACTCTAAAACAAGGATAACAAATGTCATACAGTGGATGTTTCCAATTTCAATATGATGACCTTCACCTAATGCTATGCATTAATGTTCATCAAATTATTCCAGTTTTGATTATCAGTAGTGTACCATTCCAGTTTCCTGACTATCAAAATGATTCGAAGTAGTGGTTTTCAGTCAACTACTACAGTTTTAGAAGTCCCTCATGGTCCTCCCTACTACCACAGACCCAAGATCCAGATCCATCTGAAAATGATACGAGGTCCTTGTCAATCAATAAGCATATGGGTGGGTTGTTGCTAACCATGGACGGGTTAAATATCTTAAGATAGATATATTCAGAGTACAAAACCTTCACAAGTAGCAATCCACATATGAAGGATCATAGCTTGGATCAGTCCACAGCAGTCCAAGCTTGGAAGGGGAACCCATAAGCCATAACCTGCCAAAAATTGTAACATTTGTAGCACTACTTTTTCAAATGCAGATTAGCTCAACTATTGAATCTACATCCTCCAGATGCACTGATGGAGGCTTAGAAGTAAAGGTTATCTTTACCCAAATCCATGCTGCTACCTTGCAAACCTCGGGCAGATTCATAGACCTTGTCATTAGGTTAATGCTTGGTGAGACTGGGCAGATTCATTAGACCTTGTCAGTAGGTTAATGTTTGGTGAGACTGGCATTCTAAAGGGAGGAGTACCCAActagaaaaggggggaaaagttCAGAAGGGAGGGAAACCCTCGAAAAAAACTTCAGGCTATGGTCTGCCCCCTAGTAAAGAATATCCAGTAATTTAGGAAGGAAAAACTTTGGTTGAATGCTGCAAAACACCGACTCCTTTGATATGTACATATCTCCTAATTGGCAAACTTTAACATGTTCAACGATTTTGTATACATTAGTACCTTTTATGTTATATAAAATCTTGATGTTATATAGTCTTTAAATTTCATGTGTTCATAATAGATACGCTGAAATTTTATGCCCATAACCTTTCACTAAAACCCAATGAAggtaaaaaaaacacatttcagTGTTTATTATTTGAATATTCAAAGAACAACATGAACTTCTATCGCACGCCATACAGTAAGCAAAGAACATGTACCACAGAGGGTGACTTCATTCAGTCGATGAGGGATTTCAATCTTTCTTTAAAGCTTCGATAACTGCTGAGAAATCCTCGTCACTGAGGCCTTGAGATTTTGCTACCTTGTACAGCTCATTAGCTGCTGCTGCAATTGGAGTTGACTGTGAAACGGATTCTGCCAATCCTAAAGCAAGCCTTAGGTCCTGCCATCATGAAATTCACTATGAGAATGCAGTAAGTTCATATATTTTTGGCAATCTGGAAAGACTATGGACCTTTTGCTGATGCTTTAAAGGAAATGCAGTTGGATACGTGGCTTGAACCATTGAAGGACCTTTGGTCAAGAACATTGGGGCACTAATGGCACCCTGTGAGACTACCTGCAAAAAAAGTTCAATGAAAGGTAACTGACTTGCTTCAGTCCTAATGCAAGGTGATCAAAATTGCAAGAAGATATGCCTATGACATTTGAAATACCTCAACTAGTACACCTGGGTCCAGTCCTACTTTCTCACTAAGAAGTAACCCTTCAGAAAAAGAAGCCATCATACTGcacattttcaaaattaaagCTTCAGGAAATATAGCTGCCAATTATTCAGAAGGAACAAAATTGCAAAAGCTAATCTATTCAATCTATTGTCGATTCATAGACTCAAGTTCTGTTCAAACCTTCCCATGATCATGTTGACAACAAGTTTCATAGCAGCACCATTACCAACATCCCCAAGGTAAAACCTCGACTACAGAATAAAGACATCAAAAAGCACAAGGAAAGCTTGAGATAATAagactttggagtttggacccAGGAACAAGAGAGGGATATGATGGAACACAATAATACCTTCCCCATGATGTCTAAGAGTGGAGCTACAGTTTCATATAGAGGTTTGTCACCTGTGAGATTGCAACCATGGCTTCAGTTTCTATGACATGGCCCTTGGTTGTGCCATACAACACAGCTTGGTGAAACAGAAAAATGAGCAGAGAAATGTAGGAAGaaggggaataaaaaaaaatgctgatGGCCAAAGTGCAATGTATTGGAGACAGGATAGAATTTAATACCAAGTActttaggctctctttggtatgctttttatttttgatttttgtctatttaacaaaaatcatctgtgaaaaccatttttggtcaaaacataaaaaacatttGGTAACCACTACACAGAATAGATTGTAGACAAAAAAATATGTTTGGCATACCTATGTGCATAATAGTTTTTTGAAGTGGGTGGGTGGAGAGATGCCACCTttacccatcttccttcccaaaGCATAAACTTAGAACCGAGTTGTTGGGTATCATCGTGCTGATTTTAATTAGTGAGCTCCAGCGAGAGCCACGAGGGCCAATGACAACCACCGTGGATTGACTCCATTCCCCTGTCTCTGAGGAAAAAATATCAATCCCCATGGTTTCTCTTGAGTAGATGAAAGatttataaaatcctaaatgcaCCACTTTGaattggattgatgaagaaaaagaagaagatgaagaagcatCATCATCGGCATCGGCAGCAGTGTTGGTGGTGACACAAGATCTCATTTTTATTTGGGAATTTGGAGGGAGAAGCAGAGGAAAACTTACTTGCATCTTCTAGAAGGTAACATCACTGTGACAGAGAATATGATTGTGGAAAAAATCGAAGAAATCCACcatcaaagtttttgggaaaAACTGGTCAGAAATGGATCAAATAGAAATGACCTGCCAAAAACTGTGAATCTCCATTAAATTTATAACAAGTAGAGATCCAAGACAAACagatcaaaataaaaattactataCTGCAAACGACATAGCCCCAGTAGACCCAAGACCACTATATTCAATTTATCCTCTCATTGGCGTCAAGAGGGTAAGAAAAATTTCAACCAGAGCTCTAATGGCGGATGACCAGTTGGGGAAGACCTTTCCTGTGAAATCTCGGTTAAAACCCACTCCAAAGAAACCCTTTTCATCTCTAGAATCTAAGTACTAGAGATCCTTTAAGACCCAACAAATCCAAGGCCTAGTTTCCGCCATCACCTCCATTGATTTCTCTCCTGACCCACCACACGACTTCGCTGCCACATTCTCAGCCTCTGTAACCCTCTACAACTCCCGAACTCTTGAATCCAAATTCAAGATCACCTATTTCAGCGACGTCGCTTACTCCGCCACTTTTCGTTTCGACGGTAAACTTCTGGCAGCTGGTGGCGAGTCTGGTATCATCCAAGTCTTCGATGCGAAATCAAAATCTGATCTCCACCGCAAGCTTCGCGATCACACTCGCCCCGTTCGTCTCGTTCGATAACCTCGATTTGATAAGCTCCGTTTGTCTTGTTCGACCAGAAGGCTGGCAATGGACGGCGGTGATATTGTGCTGGCACTGCTGGAAAGGTAGACTGGTGAGCTCGGATTTTGGAGGGAAaaggcaggaagaagaagatgagggggcggttggagttgcaggaaaaataagaagaatggAAGTGAGGGATGGGGTcgtaggaggaagaagaagacgttGGAGGAGGAAGATCGATATTTCTAATTAAACATGGAAATGACGTTCTTACCCTTCGATTTTGAGACctatgagcacgtgctcattaaagtcccacataaaaaatcaaaagtgatTTTCAACAAAAAACCATAAACGGCTTTAgatctctttttggtttttggtttttttcagtCTTTTTTAAATCGAAATAGGCTCCATAAACAATACCAAACACAATCAAAAACGTTTTTgaaggcaaaaataaaaaataaaaactataccaaagatggcCTTAGTCTTTTAAGCTGCCATTTGAGATAAAAATTCATGTTAGAATGGACAATCCTATGGAAAGAATGAATAACAtacaagaataaaaatgaattgCACATCAAGACGTAGTAATTACCTGCTGTTAGAAATATTAACTGCCCATCTTCTGCAGGCTTTTTTGAGCCTGAAACTGGAGCCTATTAAAAAAGCACTAAAACTAGCTGGCTGTTATTTAAGCATGTGTTGATAGTGGTATATCACTTTGCAGTGAGGAAACATTTGAGAtaaggaattgagaaaccacaaataattaaatttcTTACCTCTAAATATAATGCTCCAGTAGCTCTAATGTGTCTACTTATTGATTTAGCGGTGACATCATCAACCGTGGAAACATCTACATAACTGCCAATGCTCATCCAAAGAGAATTTTAACCACAGACAGTCACTAAACAAACTTAAGGATAGGCAACAGCAAACTTTGGAAACACATAATTGCAACCATAATAACTTAATATCCTTATTGCATCCTATGTTTTATATGTGGTTCAAAAGGcttgaaaatataaaatgagTTCCTCCAGATTTTGAAACAGAAGGAAACTCAATAATAATGCTACGGGTTTATGATAAAATTAGGCCAGACTGCTTTAACATGAAATGTAGTTCAACAAAAGGAAGTATGAAGTACCCATATTGGATTGCCGTCCAGATGCACTGAATTTATTACTTTCATGcttaaagggcgtacccagtgcacgaggctcccgccactgcggggtctggggagggtcataatgtacacagccttgcccctgctttcgcaaagaggttgtttccagactcgaacctgtgaccacttagtttggggagggtcattatTACTTTCATGCTTGCTTCCCCAAACTGGAAGCCTTTCTTTTTTGTGGGTTCAAAAAACTGGAAACTGCTTTACTATTAAGTTTGCAAATTCAATGTGTAGATAACCttcaaaagacaaaaagataCGTCCAAATTGACCATAGGAGAGCATGTTTtgataatttaattaaattaatttcatTCAGGAGTCCTACTAAATGAACTAATATGAATAAATAAAGCAAAGATCAGAAAACAAATAACTGACACAAAAAACTAAAGCATCGCCCAGAATATGTGAGAAAATCATGCATATACTGGCACCTTCTGTAAATCCAAGTACGTGGCCTATAAATTTTTGAGAAAACATCAGAAAGGTTTTAGATTCATTTAATGAAAAAGGACAAAGAAAAGATTTAACCCCTCATAATAGAGAActacaaaaccaaaaacaaagacTTGTAAAGTGCTAAGGATGGAAGCCAATGACAGCTTAGTTTAAAAATTCAATTCATGATAGCAGCATAAGAAATTAATACCCTTTCCCTGGACTCATTCCATTGACAGCGCCATGCTTTCCACAGGCAACATCAACCTGAAAGAGTAACTATAATTAGTTACACCTGAAACATGGTGCAGACTGTACTATAACTAAATCAAATATACGCACTGCACTTTCAGGATCAGCTAGCATCACAAATGTGACGTCACAAGATGCGGCAACTTCCTCAGGAGAGGATTTATATCTGCAGAAACAATAACAGTTCATGTCTAAGATTATGTTTGCTAAAGACGTATATTAACTACATGAGCATTGCAGACCTGCATGGGATGTTCAATACAGCTACATATTTCTTAGTCTCAACTAGTTTAATGTTGTCATATGTAAGGTAAACCATCATCATGGTTAAGAAATTGTTTTAGCTATTAGTAAAAGTTAACCATAAAACAAATGGTCCAGAACGAAAGAGAGGGAGAACCATAGGGAAATATAGAAAGCACAAAATCCTTCCATCCTTATCAAAACAATACAAAGTTTGCACATCAAAAACTTACTTTGCCCCCAAATTGATGAGAGGATCACACTTGCTCTTGGTCCTATTCCAGACTGTGACATCACATCTACAACATACGAGTCGAGGAATTAAACTTGCTATCATCCATTATTCTACTACCAGAGATAGAAACTGAAGGGAATGGGACCAAAATCTTTGAAGAAGCTTACTATGCAAAATATGAAGTACCTGAAAATTGCTGGATTTAGTTATACAACTAAAGAATAACTGAATGGAGTAAGCAAGTTTGTGTCTTCCATTAAACATCTTAAACTTATGGTCTTTCTAAGGTTGAATTCAAGTATCGTCTTTAGGTGCCATGACTGCAAATAGAATCTTCATTTTCCTCAATTACTCTTTTTAAGCTTGAATTGAACTACCATGTTTATGTGCCATGACTCCAAGTAAAATCTTCatgtttaattattttcttagaCAATGGTAAAGTGAAATAACAATTTCTCCATCAGTAAAGGTGATCAAAATATACCCAGCTTTTATGAGATTTTGTGCCATTGGAGAACCCATGATTCCAAGACCCAGGAAGCCAACATGTGCTGGTTGTTCAACCACTGCAAGTTTGAAATAATAAGCATTAAAAGCATCAGCACTAACAAAACAAATATGAAAAAATGTCTCCGTCACGGCAATCCCTGGAACCCTTTCCGTCACCCCCCCCCACTTTAGAGACACATGGACGTACAAGTAGGCAAATTGACTGTTGGATAGATGAAGGAGCCCTTAATAGGCCACGAGTCAAATTTGTTAGCCTATCTTAACCATATGATGCACAATCTAAGGGGCTTGTTTCTTGATTTTTCTACAATCCCTATGGAAACTAAGTTCCCCTACTTCATGCAATTTTTTCAGCTACACAATGATACATCAGATTTGTCTGAATTTTGGTCCATGGCTAGATGTTGACGTGGATAACATGTCCACTAAATTTTAGGGTTAACCAAACTGCTATACGTTAGTTATGGTGGTGTGAAGAAAGGGTTTTGGATCATGCCGTGACGGAACCCCACTCACaacaaatatataaaaatatcttGCCTCCATTAAGTAGAAGTAATTGAAAAAGATGGGATAAAATGACACTGTCCGAATATAAAAACATTATTACCACTACTGatcccccttttttcttcttaatagaTAATATTaactttcattttcctttttgataATAGGTTaatgaagaggaaaagaaggaatcAGACGACTCCACTTAGAGAAATAGCCACCCCCATGCTACCCCAACccacaagggagaagagagagagagagagagaaagtggatTGTTCTCTTTCGATCTTAATGGGTACAGTTAAATATGTGGCATGAGAAATTGACAAATGGAAACACAAATAGGcaggaaaaaaataagaatgcATAACAAAGAGTAATCAAGATAACATAAGGATTTATGCCGCGCTTCAAACAGTTAGATGCAATGCCTTTTTGTGACATTTTCAGATTCCCCAATTAAAGCTGTTGAATTCAAAACACATAAAGATACAGGGAACCTGTTTCTAAATAGACAACTAAGACAAAATGATTTTGCTTGGAAATCAAGCAACACCCAAATAttcaaagaacaacaaaaaacaGGGAAAGGAAAAGGGAAGATATATTGAAAAGCAGAGAACTTTtctttggagagagagagatttcagtCTCTAATTTGGTGCTTTATATGTCCTCATCGAAAAATTTCCACACAAAACTCAAAAGTAATCACTATAATAAGTGTCCAGGTTACATACAGATTCATGAATTAGAGGACTAAATTAAACGTAACGGGTGAGGAACTGTGTCTGCATCATGATAATTGCTCCAACTAAGAATTAGATATCTTTTCTATTCTTAAGTTCCAAAGTAAATGAAgcctaatttttcttttcccccgGTTCAGCCTTCGCAACGTCTCAATTCAATGCAAATGAAGATCAAACACATAAAAACAGACCGTAAATCTACCGGGAAGCTtagcccaaaaaagaaaaatcaaatcaaatcaaaaagtTCAAATGAATTAGAAAAACATCTCGACCTCATGTAGAGAATTAGTATCGAAAATAATAAATCAGGTACCCTAAAAGTCACAAACCATGAATTTGCTAAGGATTCAGGAAGAAAATACCTCTCGATGCCGCATTGGAAGTCTGAGAAGAAAAAACCTTGgtagaaaaggagaagaagggtttagTAGGAAACGAAGAGGTAGGTCGTAGTTTCAGATGGATGGGAATCTGAGGACAGAAGCTTGAGCACATTGTCATGGTTGTTGTTAGAGTGAAAGTTGATACGTTCAGAAACACGGATGCGCAGGAACAGAAGCTTGTCTTCACTAATGCCGTTGCCAtgtccttctcctccttttatCTACTCTACTCCAGGTGGAGTGGCATTGAAGTGGCACGCTTTGCAACGTAACGGATGATTGGATAAACAGAGACCCATCACTGACTTACTTGGACTCAGTTTGGAATACATTCATAGAATAGATTTTGAGCCTAAaatgaaaaatgcattctgaaGTGAATAGTTTTTCACCTCTGAATGCATTATAGTCCCATGTTATATTTAGAGaatacataacaaacacagcctaagacTCTGATTAAGGATGATagcatgaatttttatcctatccggttccctgcccggtacagttgtctagttcctctcatagggaggcgaaaatgacgacttaacctcactcgggcagtgtgttcgggcagggggttaggtcagCATTTCtggccccctatgagaggaaccagagAGGATAATGATCTATGATAGCATATAAGTGAAGGATACACGTCAATTATTTTGTTCGTCCAAAAATCTGTCATGTGTCATATTCGATGGAACTAAGAGTGTCAAAACCTAAACTAAATCGGTCAAACAGACCTGGTCCGATTGAGTCCGATCCAAACTGAAACGAGGCATTATCGGTTGGTCTTCGATGTGCGGGTTAGAGCAccatttggttcaatttgggATAAACCGATAGGCCACCGATTGGCCCGCCCAATAGGACCGAACCAAACCGAGCACTGAAACGACCCCCTGAACCCTATAAATCTTACCTAATCCCTACCCAAAACAGTCTATACCCGagtttcaaatcaaaccaaattgaaaTAATAGCACAAACCAAACCGACCCAAGTTCAAACTGAGCCGAACTAAAAATATTAATCCttattggttcagtttcggtttccCTAAAACttacaccgaaaccgaaaaaccgaactgaacctcccagattgacacccttagatggAACCCAAATTTATGGATAAGTAGAACTCAAGTTCTATTTCCTATCTATCAAGTTTCAATCCAATTGAAGTTAGTCAAATGGCAAAATAAATGAGTGTCTAAAAATACATAGGAGGTTATTTGATTCGCTTTGAGATTGAAGATTGACTACAGTGTGATCAATTCAAATATCACTCtttctatccaatggtcagaattgccacatcatcttgtCACATGATAGAATTACATAGATCAACCAGATAAGCTTATTTGGTTGGGCCATCAAGTGacaattttcatttaaaaaaaaaatgcacgaCAACACATAGAATGGTTTAGTTGCTTGGGATGGACCCAATTCCTTAGCCCAAGCATGGTCCATTGTGTGTCCTGGGCTTGCTACATTAATTCTTTTAATGTACAACATATCAATGTCCGATGTTAAATAAGGTCTAGAAGTCAAATTTCACTGATATcaaaataagaagaaggggGCAAACCATTCCCCGGTAACTTATGTAACTTATGTTTGTTGAAGAGAGCCCGGATCATGTACTTGTACAAGGATAACAACTATTGTCCTGATACGTTGGTTAAGAAACACGTGGCAAACCATTCACCGGTAACCTCTTCACGGTGTCCACCGTTGGGTTGCATCTTacaaaaggagaagaactgaagcaggtcgatctgttcgaagaagaatgatgatgatgaaatgttgaataaaaaattaattaaattgaaa
The nucleotide sequence above comes from Telopea speciosissima isolate NSW1024214 ecotype Mountain lineage chromosome 3, Tspe_v1, whole genome shotgun sequence. Encoded proteins:
- the LOC122656565 gene encoding glyoxylate/succinic semialdehyde reductase 2, chloroplastic; amino-acid sequence: MATALVKTSFCSCASVFLNVSTFTLTTTMTMCSSFCPQIPIHLKLRPTSSFPTKPFFSFSTKVFSSQTSNAASRVVEQPAHVGFLGLGIMGSPMAQNLIKAGCDVTVWNRTKSKCDPLINLGAKYKSSPEEVAASCDVTFVMLADPESAVDVACGKHGAVNGMSPGKGYVDVSTVDDVTAKSISRHIRATGALYLEAPVSGSKKPAEDGQLIFLTAGDKPLYETVAPLLDIMGKSRFYLGDVGNGAAMKLVVNMIMGSMMASFSEGLLLSEKVGLDPGVLVEVVSQGAISAPMFLTKGPSMVQATYPTAFPLKHQQKDLRLALGLAESVSQSTPIAAAANELYKVAKSQGLSDEDFSAVIEALKKD